From Laspinema palackyanum D2c, one genomic window encodes:
- a CDS encoding N-acetylmuramoyl-L-alanine amidase-like domain-containing protein, producing the protein MKKSSNRPKLLPLAICGSLTVFPVFGTLGGTVSGGTAPKTLFTFIPEVAGAPIAQDTSEPRELPLIDPNAEDPVDLEPQDWVDFEPQGVESASEDLKFGQVMQGAMSKNLSRRPLSEIISLVAEQFIGTPYVAGLLDKSPDETLVISLAGFDCVLFIETVLAIARGIAVRDYTYQGFSDRVEQQRYRDGKLTDYCSRLHYFSDWIYDNSKRGLVENITQSLGGIPLNKTLNFMTEHRQSYPQLADDGNYNCIRQVEAKLKNVPLTYIPQDKISTLYDRLQPGDIIATATDIEGLDVSHTGLVYQSQDGKMGFIHASPSGQVTVSPDLQSYVQAVEGQIGIIVARPLDTRPERPDTLPSF; encoded by the coding sequence ATGAAAAAGTCTAGCAATCGACCGAAACTATTACCCCTGGCAATATGTGGATCTCTGACGGTGTTCCCCGTATTCGGGACCCTAGGGGGGACTGTATCCGGGGGGACCGCGCCTAAAACCCTCTTTACTTTCATTCCCGAGGTTGCTGGGGCCCCGATCGCCCAGGACACTTCTGAACCTCGGGAATTGCCTCTGATTGATCCGAATGCTGAGGACCCTGTGGATCTTGAACCCCAGGACTGGGTTGATTTTGAACCCCAGGGGGTTGAGTCTGCATCCGAGGACCTCAAGTTTGGACAGGTCATGCAAGGGGCCATGTCTAAAAATTTGAGCCGTCGCCCCCTAAGTGAGATTATCTCCCTCGTGGCGGAACAATTTATCGGTACCCCTTACGTTGCCGGTTTATTAGATAAATCTCCAGATGAAACCCTGGTAATTTCCCTCGCCGGGTTTGACTGTGTATTATTTATAGAAACTGTCCTGGCGATCGCCCGAGGAATTGCAGTGCGGGATTACACCTACCAAGGGTTTAGCGATCGGGTTGAACAACAACGCTATCGTGATGGTAAACTCACGGATTACTGTAGCCGTCTCCACTATTTCTCCGACTGGATTTATGATAATAGCAAACGCGGTCTCGTCGAAAATATCACCCAATCCCTCGGGGGAATTCCTCTGAATAAAACCTTGAATTTTATGACAGAGCATCGTCAAAGCTATCCCCAACTCGCCGATGATGGGAATTACAACTGCATCCGTCAAGTGGAAGCCAAGCTCAAGAATGTTCCTCTGACCTATATTCCACAAGACAAAATTTCTACCCTCTACGATCGCCTGCAACCGGGAGACATCATCGCCACCGCTACGGATATCGAAGGACTCGATGTCAGCCATACCGGATTGGTTTATCAATCCCAAGATGGCAAAATGGGATTTATTCATGCTTCTCCCAGTGGACAAGTCACGGTTTCCCCTGATTTACAATCTTACGTCCAAGCGGTGGAGGGTCAAATTGGCATTATTGTGGCCCGTCCCCTAGATACCCGGCCTGAACGTCCAGATACTTTACCTTCTTTTTAA
- a CDS encoding N-acetylmuramoyl-L-alanine amidase yields the protein MRNLFLSTAIASIMLTTPAAAQKRLFVAYPPPEHKTTSDRIFLIGTAAPDAEVLVNGQRIERSPAGHFAPSFPLELGENIFTLTHQDQQLQIKITRESSSPPVPEGMAFVESSLTPTVDIARMPGELICFGAIAPPNATVSVQVGDRTIPLMLNRESVSLPSNLAVLTGTTEPNISREAGNFEGCTTAPQDPANWGQPRYQLSMNGQTKTQMAAGKIEIVSPSQITVAEVTAEAATARTGPSTNHSRLTPLPKGTRAAITGREGEWIRLDYGAWIKAEEAQILSAGIPPRSAIRGVRSRQVPGWTEVLFPLQTAVPVTVTQGDRNMVLTLHNTTAQTDTIAFNDDPLVERMDWQPSGTDQVEYTFHFKPSHQWGYKLRYEGTTLILSLRHPPTVTGSRNQPLAGMRILLDAGHGSSEDLGARGPTGYPEKDVTLIVSKLLRDELQQRGATVLMTREGDEDLWPHDRVEQIEQNEPHLALSVHYNALPDFGDAINTAGIGMFWYHPQAHDLSVFLHNYLVQKLNRPSYGVFWNNLALTRPTVAPSILLELGFMINPTEFEWIVDEREQKKLAKTLADGIVDWYATTR from the coding sequence ATGCGAAACCTTTTTCTATCTACGGCGATTGCATCTATTATGCTCACCACTCCTGCTGCTGCCCAAAAACGCCTGTTTGTTGCCTATCCCCCCCCGGAACACAAAACCACTTCTGACCGCATTTTCTTAATTGGTACGGCTGCACCGGATGCGGAAGTTTTAGTTAATGGGCAACGAATTGAACGCAGTCCTGCTGGACATTTTGCTCCGAGTTTTCCCTTGGAATTAGGGGAAAATATTTTTACCTTAACCCATCAAGACCAACAACTTCAAATCAAGATCACCCGAGAGTCTAGTTCGCCGCCGGTTCCCGAAGGAATGGCTTTTGTGGAGAGTTCTCTAACGCCGACGGTTGATATTGCCCGAATGCCGGGAGAGTTGATTTGTTTTGGGGCAATTGCGCCGCCAAATGCGACGGTTTCTGTGCAAGTTGGCGATCGCACGATTCCGTTGATGCTGAATCGGGAATCAGTTTCTCTGCCTTCTAATTTAGCAGTATTAACTGGAACAACAGAGCCGAATATTTCCCGGGAAGCGGGTAATTTTGAAGGCTGTACTACTGCACCTCAAGATCCTGCAAATTGGGGTCAACCGCGTTATCAATTGTCCATGAATGGACAAACCAAAACCCAAATGGCAGCGGGTAAGATTGAGATTGTTTCCCCCAGTCAAATTACAGTAGCTGAAGTGACTGCCGAGGCAGCGACGGCCCGCACCGGCCCCAGCACCAATCATTCTCGTCTCACACCGTTACCCAAGGGGACTCGCGCTGCCATCACGGGACGGGAGGGCGAATGGATTCGGTTAGATTACGGGGCCTGGATTAAAGCGGAGGAAGCCCAAATTTTGTCTGCTGGGATTCCCCCGCGATCGGCCATTCGCGGGGTGCGATCGCGGCAGGTTCCCGGATGGACCGAAGTGCTATTTCCCCTGCAAACCGCTGTACCCGTTACCGTTACCCAGGGCGATCGCAATATGGTACTCACATTGCACAATACTACCGCTCAAACTGATACCATCGCCTTCAACGATGATCCCTTAGTCGAACGCATGGATTGGCAACCCTCCGGTACGGATCAAGTGGAATATACCTTCCACTTTAAACCCTCCCATCAATGGGGATACAAATTGCGCTATGAAGGCACAACCCTGATTCTCTCCCTACGTCATCCCCCCACCGTCACCGGCAGCCGCAATCAACCCCTAGCTGGGATGAGAATTCTCCTCGATGCAGGACATGGCAGTAGCGAGGACCTCGGTGCTCGCGGACCCACAGGGTATCCCGAAAAAGATGTCACCCTGATTGTCTCCAAACTTCTGCGAGATGAACTCCAACAGCGCGGCGCGACGGTGTTAATGACCCGAGAAGGAGATGAAGATTTATGGCCGCACGATCGCGTTGAACAAATCGAACAAAACGAACCTCACCTTGCCCTCAGCGTCCATTATAATGCCTTACCCGACTTCGGCGATGCTATCAATACCGCTGGAATTGGGATGTTTTGGTATCATCCCCAAGCTCATGATTTATCCGTATTTTTGCATAACTATTTAGTGCAGAAATTAAACCGTCCGTCCTATGGCGTGTTTTGGAATAATTTAGCCTTAACTCGTCCCACGGTTGCTCCCTCCATTTTACTCGAACTTGGGTTTATGATCAATCCCACTGAGTTTGAGTGGATTGTCGATGAACGGGAACAGAAAAAGTTAGCCAAAACTCTGGCTGATGGGATTGTGGACTGGTACGCAACAACTCGCTAA